The proteins below are encoded in one region of Silene latifolia isolate original U9 population chromosome 2, ASM4854445v1, whole genome shotgun sequence:
- the LOC141644165 gene encoding homeobox-leucine zipper protein ATHB-13: MSTTCTGMSFFPANFMLQTPTDNDHHPPSSLSSLMPSCNPQDFHGMTPMLGKRSMSFSGIDMCEDTNGNNNGGDEDLSDDGSQLGGAGEKKRRLNMEQVKTLEKNFELANKLEPERKMQLAKALGLQPRQIAIWFQNRRARWKTKQLEKDYEVLKRQFDAVKADNEALQSQNQKLQAEIIALKCREPTESINLNKETEGSSSNRSDNSSEIKLDISRTPVDSPLDLSAHPTTTTDNATASITGRSFFQPMTMRPNVPHGAQLLFQSPQPPPVKEETFTNMFCGIDDQTGFWPWIEQHNFN; encoded by the exons ATGAGTACTACTTGTACTGGGATGTCTTTCTTCCCTGCAAACTTCATGCTTCAAACTCCTACTGATAATGACCATCATCCACCTTCTTCTCTATCTTCACTCATGCCTTCATGCAATCCCCAAGACTTTCATG GAATGACACCGATGCTAGGAAAACGATCGATGTCATTTTCCGGGATTGACATGTGTGAAgatacaaatgggaacaataatgGAGGAGATGAAGATCTATCAGATGACGGGTCGCAATTGGGAGGGGCAGGGGAGAAAAAGAGGAGACTAAACATGGAGCAAGTGAAAACCCTTGAGAAGAATTTCGAGTTAGCGAACAAACTTGAACCTGAGAGAAAAATGCAATTGGCTAAGGCACTTGGTTTACAACCTAGACAAATAGCAATTTGGTTCCAAAACAGGAGAGCTAGGTGGAAGACAAAACAATTAGAGAAAGATTATGAGGTTCTTAAGAGACAATTTGATGCTGTTAAGGCTGATAATGAAGCCCTTCAATCCCAAAATCAGAAACTCCAAGCTGAG ATAATAGCACTAAAATGTAGGGAGCCAACAGAGTCGATCAATCTAAACAAGGAAACTGAAGGGTCGTCAAGCAATAGAAGTGACAACAGCTCCGAGATTAAGTTGGATATCTCAAGAACTCCGGTGGACAGTCCTTTGGATCTCTCAGCCCATCCGACAACCACAACAGACAACGCTACTGCCAGCATCACTGGACGGTCTTTCTTCCAGCCGATGACCATGAGGCCTAATGTGCCACATGGGGCTCAATTACTCTTCCAAAGTCCACAACCACCGCCCGTCAAGGAAGAGACCTTCACCAACATGTTTTGTGGCATTGATGATCAAACTGGATTTTGGCCTTGGATTGAGCAACATAACTTCAATTGA